One stretch of Euphorbia lathyris chromosome 7, ddEupLath1.1, whole genome shotgun sequence DNA includes these proteins:
- the LOC136201357 gene encoding uncharacterized protein At4g08330, chloroplastic isoform X2 — protein MEKSAGVKENYLNGNLNYSFSSSSASIRHVSYSCGTCGYELNLNSSNRNTATIGSKYGKSIKRGIISFFDIDESRFTQAEEFQCIPNFSKNSWDGSDSSSANDLKRRKYDVRIRALQPSADRYGTPLYL, from the exons ATGGAGAAATCGGCTGGTGTCAAGGAAAATTATCTCAATGGGAATCTCAATTactccttttcttcttcctctgctTCTATCAGACACGTTAGCTACAG CTGTGGTACTTGTGGATACGAGTTGAACTTAAACTCGTCTAATCGAAACACAGCAACTATCGGATCTAAATACGGGAAATCCATAAAGCGAGGGATCATCTCCTTCTTCGACATCGACGAAAGTAGATTTACTCAGGCTGAAGAATTCCAATGCATCCCCAACTTCTCAAAGAACTCGTGGG ATGGGTCAGATTCATCCTCAGCCAATGACTTGAAACGTCGCAAGTACGATGTTAGAATTCGCGCCTTGCAACCTTCAGCCGATCGGTATGGCACTCCACTTTATTTATGA
- the LOC136201357 gene encoding uncharacterized protein At4g08330, chloroplastic isoform X1: MEKSAGVKENYLNGNLNYSFSSSSASIRHVSYSCGTCGYELNLNSSNRNTATIGSKYGKSIKRGIISFFDIDESRFTQAEEFQCIPNFSKNSWGLFRRRTKLLCRKCGNQIGIAYADETSAYPLVSDGSDSSSANDLKRRKYDVRIRALQPSADRYGTPLYL; this comes from the exons ATGGAGAAATCGGCTGGTGTCAAGGAAAATTATCTCAATGGGAATCTCAATTactccttttcttcttcctctgctTCTATCAGACACGTTAGCTACAG CTGTGGTACTTGTGGATACGAGTTGAACTTAAACTCGTCTAATCGAAACACAGCAACTATCGGATCTAAATACGGGAAATCCATAAAGCGAGGGATCATCTCCTTCTTCGACATCGACGAAAGTAGATTTACTCAGGCTGAAGAATTCCAATGCATCCCCAACTTCTCAAAGAACTCGTGGGGTTTGTTCCGCCGTAGAACGAAACTTCTTTGCCGTAAATGTGGTAATCAAATtggaattgcttatgctgatgAAACTTCAGCTTATCCTCTTGTTTCAGATGGGTCAGATTCATCCTCAGCCAATGACTTGAAACGTCGCAAGTACGATGTTAGAATTCGCGCCTTGCAACCTTCAGCCGATCGGTATGGCACTCCACTTTATTTATGA